From Daucus carota subsp. sativus chromosome 6, DH1 v3.0, whole genome shotgun sequence, the proteins below share one genomic window:
- the LOC108224467 gene encoding two-component response regulator-like APRR7 has protein sequence MYAETGLLFPSYYQNLAPEMHPFDDFWHSHKSNFSVPSTILEYDLGAEGDLFKAPKPVIEEPMVGLDPMTNAMSMISSAEDVDIELMQNEQLLSEVFCEFKKDLLANEATGTSLSEVLQIQIPVATDGNPTKEEKLLSQTNIPKSASSECLNSMGWVCRNPVGDNYLEFPGMDFGAVYGMRRSYSEGDIKTLGNGSVSIIQSPIGQPQILGSFSTEVRKEKLSRYRTKKAKRNFGRKIKYACRKALADSQPRVRGRFAKTDESDTSRK, from the exons ATGTATGCTGAAACTGGCCTTCTCTTTCCGTCTTACTACCAGAATCTTGCTCCTGAAATGCACCCTTTTGATGACTTCTGGCACTCCCACAAATCCAATTTTTCAgtg CCCTCCACTATATTGGAATATGACCTTGGGGCAGAAGGCGATCTTTTCAAAGCACCAAAACCTGTTATTGAGGAACCAATGGTAGGCCTTGATCCCATGACGAATGCCATGTCAATGATTTCATCAGCAGAAGACGTTGATATTGAGTTAATGCAGAATGAGCAACTGCTGAGTGAGGTTTTTTGTGAATTCAAGAAGGATCTCTTGGCAAATGAAGCCACAGGAACATCACTGTCCGAGGTCCTGCAAATCCAGATTCCTGTTGCAACGGATGGAAACCCTACTAAAGAGGAGAAACTGCTTTCGCAGACTAACATACCTAAAAGTGCTAGCTCAGAATGTCTAAACTCAATGGGATGGGTATGCAGAAATCCAGTCGGTGACAATTATCTGGAATTTCCGGGAATGGATTTCGGGGCTGTTTATGGGATGCGAAGGTCATATAGTGAAGGAGACATAAAG ACTCTTGGTAATGGAAGTGTGAGCATCATTCAGTCACCCATTGGACAACCTCAAATATTGGGGAGTTTCTCCACTGAAGTTCGCAAAGAAAAGCTGTCTAGATACAGGACTAAGAAGGCAAAACGGAACTTTGGCAGGAAAATCAAG TATGCTTGCAGAAAGGCTCTAGCTGACAGTCAGCCAAGGGTCCGTGGGAGGTTTGCTAAGACAGACGAATCCGACACTTCAAGAAAGTAA